DNA sequence from the Bufo bufo chromosome 3, aBufBuf1.1, whole genome shotgun sequence genome:
GCCTTGAACATTTCCTTACACGTGATTTTGGAATCTCCCACTAGCTGTGTCCCCATCAGATCTTCAGCAGCTCTTGAAGGAGATGAGCAACAACCAAGAGGATTCCAGCAAACAAGATAATGCTGAACTGCACAGCACAATCTCTACCTCATTCTCAAGCAGCAAGATGTCTCCTCCCACAGTTCACCCTTCTTTACCTAATGGTCAAAGTGCCCTACAAAACCTGCGGCGGGACAGGTAAGTGCAAACCCTTCATTGCACAAGCATTTATAAGCGTCGTACATTCAATTCCTGCGTTCTTATGACTGTATCTGCAGTTGTTAGTGACTCGTTCATTGGTATATGAACCATTGCCACAGAGCAGGAGTATAACGTATCCGCCACTGCGTTCTGTTGTATCCCAATTAATCTTCTATGTATTGTTTCTATTGTATGCCTTATTTCTATCTACAGTTCGTCACATTATGAGGTGCCCCCCAGTTCACACCTGCTTTATGGACATGGTGAATGTCGGTGGCCAGGCTGTGAGGCTTTGTGCGAGGATATGGGACAGTTTATCAAGTTAGTATCAAAAGTAAAGTATATGATCTGGCACAGCTTATGCACTATGTAGCAGGAGTTTTCAAAACTGTGTCCATTATGTTACGAATATGAAGAACGTTCTTTGTCATTTCATATTGTTGGCTGACATTATACCAAGCTCCACTTTCACATAGTTTTCCTCATTAGGTCGTTAAAATTCTCTCATTTGCTCTTGAGAAACTAGCTAAAAACTGTCATTTGTCACCCTGCACTGCTTCTAACTAAGCTACAGTTTGAAGTCTGTTGTTAAGGAGCAACTGAAAgccataaaaaaaatcccatttggGAATCCTGGGAATGTGGAGCTACAGTTCAGCAAACTCTGCAAATAAAGTCAGTGTTAGAATGTATTACTCTTAAAGAAGTACTCTACTTTGGACATTCCCTACTGTTTACAAGGGCCCCATGACAACAAGCTGATCacaagtgttcagtttccctgaAGCATCAGGGCAggggaaatgaagtattacacagtgtccatgCAAGTCAATAGGAAGGACAGGACAGCTCCTCCAGAGTCAGAGACACTCTGTGTAACCATGCTGTACCCTGGCAAAGAGATGAGGATCCTAAAGAGAGGACCCTCTGTCTACTACCGTAGAATTCCCAACAGGGTGCGGTTTTTACTTAATCACACCTTTCTATATATCAGATAACCTGAGGTACGGATAATAGAATTTGTGTGTGCATTTATCCATCCATTGTGTGCTACTACAAGACATGAGGCCAGAAcagtattgctggatgacatgtaGGCATACACTCTGGACAGTACCAGTTGTACTAGGTCTCTTCTTACAGACAATATTATAATCTTTGCCTTGTGTGTTCTTTAAAGGCATCTAAACACAGAACATGCGCTGGATGATCGCAGCACAGCTCAGTGCCGGGTACAGATGCAGGTGGTCCAACAGCTGGAAATACAGGTAAATAGGAGAAAATTCCATTGTCATCACTTTACTGATTTTATGTTTTGTGAATGTTTTATGTTCACTGTATAGCTTATTGTTGCAAGCTTTTACTATAGTGCATTGTTTTTACGTTAGCTGGCAAAAGAGAGTGAACGGTTACAAGCAATGATGACACATCTGCACATGAGACCCTCAGAACCAAAGCCCTTCAGTCAACCAGTAAGTCACCCTTATCCTCTGAACCACTCTCCCCTTTTTGTTTCGCTGGGTGCTCATGTCATTGcacttttgatttatttatttttttctagcttAACTTGGTCTCCAGTGCAACCCACACAAAGATGTCTTCAGACAACTACCCAGATGGCTTACCTCAACCTCCAACCTCTGCAACAGCCCCCATCACTCCAATGAGAGCAGGTACTTCTGTGATCAGCTCCTCAAGTCTACCTAGCATGGGTCCTGTACGGAGAAGGATAGTGGATAAGTTCTGCACGCCAATATCCTCAGGTGAATGCCACTTAATTCAAGCCTTCACTGCCAATCTATTTTCCATGCTTTACATTGCATTACATTTACGCTATGCATGCTCTAATTAGTGTATTGTCTGccgttttttttaacaatttgtcTAACCTTCAGAAGCCCTGTGTAGGTCTTCCTTGCAATTAATATATCAGAAGCCTAGACAACATTTTGGTTCTTTAGATGCACTTCCACCAATAGAAAGGATGATACTTGTCTGGGATTAGATTCTCAGGTCGGACACtcaaatctgttaaaaaaaagacAGATGTGTGCATTGCCGCATTGATTTCTATTGGTCAGTGTGCTATCCAATTTAAAAATGTATAGTACACTGaagaaaaatatggtcatgtgcatgagacctaaagaAGATGAACATTTTCACAATAGTACTTAAAGTGATCCTGTCGGATTGGAAACAGTGTCATCTGCAAtcagcatgtcatagagcagtTTGATGTATATCTTTGAGGAAAGGATTTAGCATTACctgtaagactactttcacatctgcgataAAGGTTGTCGGAACAGCTTGCCAGAGTTCACTGTGTCCGGCATAGCCAGATAGGGCCGTGCACCGCCAGACCCCATTGTCCATAATGGGAACCTGCAAGGATCTGAAGAGGCATGAGCGCCAGGTTTTGGCCGGGTGTCCAATAGTGCACTGCCCTATCCTGCTATGCTGAATACAGtggactctggcaggctgttcattTGCCGAAAAAGCCCGCCGGATACCTCTACCGCATATATGAAACTGGCCTAATTCCTGCTTATTCTGGCCTTAGGAGTCACAGAGGTGGTTCTATAAGTAATTGACAGGTATGCtagtcacacagggaaggatgTAAGTCACTGAAGAGGATCACCACCTTGACTCCAAAACCCAAAAGGAGAAGAGATGTAATTGAATACAACAGATGTTTTCCTgataccaatctgctcagctcctcctgctctataacgtgcTGCCTCCAGATCAGACACCATGGTCAACAGGTTCCTTTTAGAGCACACTTCTAACCTAAAGCTAAGATTTCAGCTTTTACTGCAGTTAACCCCAATCTTCCACTCCCTTACATGAGTCTCCGAAGCTCAAATGCAGGGTATTTGCATGTAAGGGCTGCTTTATTTGTTTTTGAGCCTCCCTGTTACATGGAGGAAAATGGTAGTCACCAGTGAATGTCTTTCCCTGActataaaagtggctctgcaggGCTAAGTTGTTAGAACTAGACTGTTCTCATTATCCTTGTTCATAAAGCTCCAGCATATTCCGCGGAGTCATCAATTTATTAGTCAGAAATTCAGTTCACTGGGTCTAGCGTGTTCCATCCATGTCAGTTCTGCAGGCACAGAAACAGCTGTTCAGTGTGAGGACCCCAGCATACATCTCCACTTTCCACAGCATCCTGGACCCTGGTGAGTGTCATATGGGCATGGGGTGTTATATTAACTACAGTCAAAAGTCGGCTGACAGTGTgcttaatgggaacctgtcacctggattttgggtatggagctgaggacatgggctgctagatgggcgctagcacatccgcaatacccagtccccatagctctgtgtgcttttattgtgtcaaaaaaacgattttatagatatgtaaatgaaccttagatgagtcctgtctcctccatgcttgagagatgaATCCAGCGTtctctgagcccagccacgcccactgtgaaggagaccAGCACcgtcccgcatcctccgaatctcctccttgctccccgacgtcacaaagctagagcgccgtaatctggcGATGCgacagctagcgcatgcgcagttccttcctgatgccagcacagggaaggaacactatgctgaaactgcgcatgcgctagttagcgcatcgcaagattacggtgctctagctttgtgacgtcggggagcaaggaggagattcggaataTGCAggtcagtgctgggctccttcacagtgggcattGCTGGGCTCCGGAAGcgttagtagcctcatttacatatatataaaatcgtttttttcacacaataaaagcacagagagctatggggaatggatattgcggatgtgctagcggcgatctagcagcaaatgtcctcagctctatgcccaaaatccaggtgacaggttccctttaaagagagtCTGCCACCTCATTTTCACTCATTAGACCTCTGTAACCTAAACAGCCTTCTTAACGTACTTTTGTTATAATCTGTGTTGCTTGTTTGCAGCAGAAAACAATCTTTATTCCTTATGCAAATTAGGACCCAAGTGCCTAGGGCGGCATCATCCATCATCATTGCTTGTGCCCAATCAAGCCAATCTGACCTTACTGTTCATAGCTCCACCCATCTCCTAACGCCCTTATCCTCTCCCTGTGCCACCACTCCTCTCCCTCCATTAAATTCTATCCCTCAAATCCACTGTGGGCATCGGTTTCACAGATCCTTCCCTTCTTCCAGCGAGTCTGTGGTGGGCCGCCCGATGGCGCATAGGCTGTTAAGCTGATTTTCACAGTGGTgtttgtaaggctcaggcggaggACGTTGCATGGAGAGAGAGCGAACCATGAATGGTCAGGACAGGAAGACTTAGGAACATGCAGCCATGGATAGGGGAAGGGTGTTAGAGAGTTTTTATGCATTCCCCACTGTTACTATTCATTATAAATGCTGAATATACAAAGTTACAGAAGAGCTAATGTGTAATGTGTCCTTTTCTTCTTAACTTTTTAGAGCTTGCTCAGAATCATGAGTTTTATAAAAATGCTGAGGTTCGCCCACCCTTCACATATGCCTCACTTATCCGACAGGTAAGAGCAGAAAAACAGTAATGAAGCTAGAGCGGAATTAGAAATTAAACGCACACTTGAAATACTTACCCCACCTTTCGCCATTTTTTAACAGGCTATTCTGGATACACCAGACAGACAGCTGACTTTGAATGAGATTTACAATTGGTTCACTCGCATGTTTGCATACTTCAGAAGGAACACAGCCACATGGAAGGTAATTGAGTGCATCTAGACTCTATGTATTTACTGCTTTCATGAAGTTTTTCTGTGATACAGTCCAACTTTctatgaaaaacattattttaCGCCTTTTTGATAACTGGATCACGATCTCTGTGTGGCCTTTGACATTTTACACCGTCAACCCCTACTCATGCATGCTTCAATCTATTGGTCTTAGGGGCTGTTCACACCTTGTTTTTGCTTCATGTCGAGCACAAGCCGATAGGGTTTGGTGGGCTGCCATAAAGGCTCTTTTTCTAGGGGAGATCTCATGGGGATGGCCCTTTTTTCTGTCAGATTTGTACAGAAATAGAAGACCATATGAATTTGAAGGGATACACATGCACCTCTATAGCAGCCCTAATATGGCCTTCAGGAAGATTCCGTTACTGGTCTCTGGATATTAGTCGTTTGGGAGCACTGTACTGATGCGGTCTCCAGCCACGAATCAGTAGCAGAAGCTTCAGAAATGGTACACTTGTATAGGTAGGGTGAATGTTTTAGTGACTTCTATGCAGGTTTCTCATATTGTCCTTATCTCTGCTGTGTATTCATTTTCCTTCCTTCtcgctcctcctggttctcattcTTTCTGTAGCCCGCTCCCTCCCGTCTGTCTGAGCTCTGGTTGCCTGACCCCTTTCTGACCTCTCAAATTGCTGTTAATGTTTTAGCCTAACGAATTAGTCTCTCATCTCCAGCCAGGGCTTAAATGAGAGAAGGGGCGCTGCTTTGAAATTGGGGTCATATCATTTGAGTGTGGGAGTGTCAGGAAAGGGTGGTGATATGCACGTGCTGCCATCTTTGCCCTGCTATTAACTCCTTGGTAATCAGAAATGGCAGCTTATGAGACTCTTTAAAATGTACTGTGTTGATTAGAGGCAAATTAGTTTGAGTAAAAAGAAAGCAGAATATTTCATATCAGCTGCTTGCCCCATTTGTCTGTAAGGCATGATGCACACATTTTTACGGATTAACCAGTGCTTGCCAAGCTTTGTACCCTCCAAGTATTGTCTTTTTGAACAGCACACAGTACACTTTCGCAGATCTACTTCAGGAACACATAAGCTGGCTGGTTTTCTATGACTTTTCCATAGTGTGTAATATAGAAATTTGTTTTTGAGTTTCATTAGTGCAGggacccagtgtgtgtgtgtatatacaggtgaaactcaaaaaattagaatatcgtgcaaaagtcaatttatttcattaatgcaaattaaaaggaattgcattaatgcagcttaaaattagaattttgtaaaaaggttcaatattctaggctcaaagtgtcacactctagtcagctaattaatccatatcccctgagaaaagggtacctcaaaattgtcactttggggtttcataagctgtaaaccataatcatccaaattataacaaaggcttaaaatatctcactttgcatgtaatgagtctatctcatatgttagtttcaccttttaagttgcattactgaaataaatgaactttgcacaatattctaatttttcgcgtttgacctgtgtgtgtgtatatatatatatatatatatatatatatatattgccagcACACAGCTGTACATTTTCTTGTGTGACATAAATGACAGATAAATAGGTGGTATAATTGTCAAAATGATTCACTCTTCTACAGAATGCAGTTCGACACAACCTTAGTTTGCATAAGTGCTTTGTGCGCGTGGAAAATGTGAAAGGTGCTGTGTGGACCGTAGATGAGCTGGAATACCAAAAGAGGAGACCGCCAAAGATGACAGGGTAAGTAACCGAAAAACCAAACTAGTCTGGAAGTATCAGTTGGACGGTTTTAGTATAACAATAGAGCTTGTCAAAGACTTCTGTCGCCGCAATACCCATCTGTGTAGCTCGACAATAGATGATTTTGTTTTTCAACCCGGTGTTGCATACAATCTTCTTGGCAGCACACATTGTCCGTTATCTTTTATGGGTGTGATGGTTGTTGCCTTTGCTGGTTGTTTCTTGCCCTGTTGCGTTCAGTTCAGTGCAGATTTCTGTGGAACACAACTTTGCCTGCCACATATCACTGCAAGCCATCAAGCTCTAGTTCCAGATACACAGTAAAGCCTCATGCAAACGATCgtggttttggtccacatccgatccgcattttttgcggacccatttacctgtaaaaaaaatttaacatgtcctattcttatccgttttatGGACAAGGAGATGGCAGGAcattccgttttgcaaaatttggaacATACACGACTAACATacacggtatctgtgttttgcatatctgcaatttgtggaccacggTGTGAATGGGCTCTAAGTCCAATTACACACCTGCTCATTTGGTTCACTTATTTTAATCCAGTATTTGTAACCTAAAGAGAGAAAAACtaacaaaatactgaccatgtgaaagtggACTCTTTTAAAATCTATCTTTTTGTATGTGTTTGATGCATTTTGAGAGGCATATTTAGGATGGGTTCACATGACATCCCTGTGTACTTctgatgtttttaattttttgtagctATGGTTTTTGGTGTGGTTTTGTGATAAAAATGTCAGCTCCAGATGTcagctgaaagtctatgggaaatatgaaacgcTGAACACATTTTTTGCTACTAGTGTTTCTTGTTAATTAGGTGGTGTTTTTTGAGTCTGGCAGTTTTTGAAAGATGCAGCATGCTgaagcttttttatttattttctggcatttttacatactttttctggTGTTTTATTTCCTACAGAAAAAAGACCATGGCTTACACAGTCATTTAGGGAAAAAAAGGTGtccattttacttttttttaagtgGTAAAAAATGGCAGACAAAATTCATGTCTGTAATGACCCTAAAATTTTTACCACCCAAGGAAGGCGtggtatattatttttatttatctggcAATAGACATATCGATTGTCATTAATGATACAAactttctacaaaaaaaaaaaaactatcagtTTCAACCAATAATAATGGGTGGATGTGCTGTTTCACGGTTGCTGATAGTATATGCTAATTGTGTAATTTAGGCTAatattgtctaaaaaaaaaacacatggtgCAGTGCAATTGCACGATATGAACTATTTTCCACAAGTAAAATTGTGCATCATGGTAATATTCTTCTGTGTATGTATTAGGTGTCCATTTTggggcattttagaaaaaatgcaaccattttttttttttgggagcttGTTTTGTTTCTCAGTAgggaaaatagcaaaaaaaacgatGTAGTACGGAAGAAACCACAAGCAGCTTCTATGGCCTCTTTTAGTGAGCAGAAACTGCCGGAACAATCAGTGTGTGTGGTTTCACACATACTGTGGGACACTTATTAAATAGTGTACTTTACTATTGTGGCTAAAAAAGGCGCACATTATGGCACAGGAAGGGGTGGGACTTAGCGAGAGGGGTGGGCCGCACACCGGATTTACAATAACTTTCGCCATAAACTGGTGGAAGTTATATCTGAAGTCTGCGCCAGCCCcttcatctgcctcttaataaattaggcacatctcacaCCAGTGGAGAGGGATCAAGACTGGCACATGGGTATGCCAATCTTGATAAATGTACCCCACTGTTCTCAGGAAAAAGAGAATGTTTTTTGCAGTGTATCTTCCAgtattagttttatttttttcaccccaaaatGCAGCATGCTTGAAGAATTGCCATTACCAACCTTTTTCCGATAGGATTCTCTACTAGAAAAACATCAGAAAAATGTgtctgaatttaaaaaaataaatgtgcccTCCAAAAAGCATTTGTAAAAACCAAATGACAATGTAATATGTGAGCATAGCCTAACATTACTGTCTTTCATAGCATACCATAAGTTTAATTGTAAGGTCCTTACCATGTCTGGCTGCTTGTCAGTCTAAACCCATAGAAGTAGGTTAATTAGGGTCTCATTAAATTGGTAGAAGTACATGTTTGCCTGGTGTAGGGAGAAATCTGATGGGGCAGGTACTGAAACATATATATTCTCAAGTATAAGGCTTTGTACTAtagtgtaaaaatatataaagaaaaatgaaCTGATTCAATACACCTCTAgttgtaagggtgcattcacacatgcTGTTTTGGCGCAATTTCTCAATGTAGTTTTCAGACCAAATGTCAGGCTTTCATCATTAATGGAGGGGAAATATATAggaaaggggagatttatcaaactggtgtaaaggaactctgaaaaatgaaaatctgactggttgctatgggcagttaGGCCAAgtttttttacaccagttttgataaatctccccgttTCTCTTTTTATAATCTACTTCTCGTTGTAGCTTCAAAAGCTGCATCAATATAGCACCTTTAAAGTGTAAATTGAATTTTGTTCCTGAAAACAATACATAGCTCCAACACAGTGTGCACTTTCATTTAGATGTACAGTGCGGTAGATGCTTCATTTCCAAAAAGACAGAATGTAGGCATCCAGAGTTGGTGCACATTCCTCTATGTTTTCTGTTGGCAGTTAACTGGCATTCTAAAAAACACTGCCATCCGAATCAATGAGAAGGCCTATTCTTTCTGATCAAACCAACTCATTACAATGGGAAGTGAATTCTGTGTTGTCTAACAGTTGCGAGACAAAAATAATGACTTTTAGCATGATTTACTATGCAATAAGGAATACTTCTATGACCTAATTTACTGAAATAATGAAAGTGTAGCACCAGAAATTGCCAGCAGGTGGCAACATAGATACATCGCTTCAAAATTTCCCATAGAAGAGTATATCAAATGGTTGAACTGCAGCTTGTGGATTGAAAGCTGTCATCGATGTCTTGATATGTAGAGAAAATCTAAATcacacatcctcattcctatacttctgatatgacaactgtttacaattttcagcatttcttttgataaaacatggctatacagcactgttatcaatcatttgctgtgcactataaagaggcaattagtatacagtttgatcaaagagcataggcccacttaccgcgacaaggttgcctcttgtttaagtgggaacctactgtaACTATGGCGCGgcgccgtgcggcgaccaccgcgcctccacaccgctccagcaggcaatgggacccagctgccacacagcggccccactgtgcggcaaagccacctaggccccgggtcccatcactccaccagcacagcatagaagcagcgacggccaccgtccagcgccgcatgtgaactggtgcaaagagctcacctgttcacagcctctcaggaactccaactgagatgtggtaggaatttgtAGACCCTCGATGTCATCGATGTCTGTCGCACAAATCCAtgctgcatatcacaatgaaatatattgtgATTAGACTCTAGACCACCGAGGACGTAAATACAGGAACGCATAGGGTCAATAGTAACTAGCTGTTTTAGATCTAGTATAAGACAAAACTAGGTCTTGTGtcctgttaaggcctcatgcacacgacagtgttttttcactgtcagtgatttggcttcagtggtccgtgtccgattttgcttcagttgtgtttccttgtgtcttccttttttttttgtctgacagggggaaaaaaaggaaggttaatgaaaagtgtaattttattgcacctcggacacggatgacataccagttatgcatccgtttttttggatggacccattgacttgaatgggtccgtcctccgttttccactgacaagaataggacaggttatatttttttgacggactggaatcacggacacggagaaaaaacggaggactatcatttttttttcacagctccatagaaatgaatgggacctccgctaaactgtgaaaaatgacggaacggacgcggatgcacacaacggtcgtgtgcatgaggccttaacaagaTATATGGGAAAACATAGACCTGCAGATATGAATACCGAGAAGAAGAGGGAATAAATAGGCAGCAAGTAATAGTTAAATACTTTAGAACAATTGAAACAGAATTATTGGGTACATGATGAAATGAAagctttcattttatttattttttttttgcaaatgtcCACTCACTGAATCAGTGATTATTTAATTGAAACGTGGGTTGTCTGGGAAATCAACCATATATTCTCTATAAAAATTGGATAGCAggtgtagataaaaaaaaatatcagatttGATTCTACATACATTGTTTTTTCAAATAGACTATATGTTTTTTAATACTTTCATTCTTGCAGGAGCCCAACCCTTGTTAAGAATATGATTTCAGGCCTTGGCTATGGAGCATTAAATGCAAGCTACCAGGTAAGTTCAAAGCCATGAGCCATACTAGCAGTGACCTCTCAAGAAGACCACAAATGTTTATCACAAATTACCACATTTTTGCAGTGTAGTTTTTGCCCACACAGCTTGTGCAGGTGTAATACATTCAGTGTGTTTCATCTGCACAAACAGCATCACAAAATTGTAGCAATTTTTGGTAAAGCCACAAATGTATGACAGTTTTCTACTTGTGTTTTATGTTGTCCTCAGATAGGCCAGCATAAAACTggggacacatttcctttaaaggggttctctggtttcatatttggattttttttacagtgctttaaaaaaagtattcatacaaaTTTTTTCACTTTACACCCATAAATTTAaaggtattttattgggattttatgaggtttattatttttttaataataacctgaaaagtgtggcatgcatttgtattcagccccctgtactcttatagtccacatgtgtcattttttctcagtataactacagctgttctgtgaaggcctcagaggtttgttatagAACAATAGTGATCAAactgcatcatgaaaaccaaggaacacaccagactggTCAGGTTTTAAGTTGtgtagaagtgtaaagcagggttaggttataaaaaagtatcccaagctctgaacatttcACGGAGCAcggttcaatccatcatctgaaaatggaacGAGTATGGCACAACTACAAGCCATATGAAGTcccgtttgcagtttgccacaagctatGTAGGGGACAGAGCAAGCATGTGGAAGATGATGCTCTGGTCAGATAATATCAAAGTTGAATTATTTGGCCTAATTGCAAAACGCTATATGTGGCGGATAACTAACCCTCAACCATTCCCACgttaaaacatggtggtggcagcatcatgctttggagatgtttttcttcagcagggacagggaagctggtcagagttgatgggaagatggatggagctaaatacagggcaatcctggaggaaaatctgttagaggctgcaaaagatttgagactggggaggaggttcaccttccagtaggacatcaaccctaaacatacagcaagAGCAATGGAATGGTTCAGATCAAAGCAAATTCAtgagttagaatggcccagtcaaagtccagggcAAAAACTTCAGCCTCTACATATGCAAAattgtagagacataccccaaaagacttgcagctgtaattgctgcaaaaggtggtcctacaaaataTTGAGTCggggggggggctgaatacaaatgcacaccacactataattttcttttcaattcacacatactgtacttgctactttgtgttggtctatctcataaaatacccccaaaaatttatttcagtttttgggtacaacatgaaattttttttgcaaaagttcaagaggtatgaatactttttccagGCACTGTATCTGCTCAGAGTATCCCATACATCGGTGTTCCTCAcccccagtcctcagggcccactgtCCGGTCATGATTTAAGAATATccaacagaatgaatacctgtggtaagtcctgatggatTGACACTAACGATATCACCTGcttaatactaaggaaatcctgaaaacatgatcggcggtgggccctgaggactggagttgaggaacactgccgtACTCTTCATATATTTGTCCCATATAGCCGTTTTTCATGTCACCAATTCCCTTGCCCTTTCTCAGAGATGCTGCAAACTGGCAGGATGTTTATGTGCaaaacttcctgttttcatcagcttcctgcTGGGTTTTCTAACCAAACCCAACATGGTCTGTAATGTCTCACAGGGCTTGCTCCACCTAGCTAACATGGAGAGCAGAGTTGGGGCACTACTGGAGAGAGAACAGTGTGGCGGGCAGGGCAAGCCTTGAGAAAAAAAGTAAAGCATCCATTGTATAGTTAGAAAACACAAcaggaagctgatgaaaacaggaagatCTGCATATAAACATCATGCTAAGAACAGGGTATATGGGACAAATAAATGCTATATTTAGGGTACTCTGGGCAGATAAAACATAATAATTAT
Encoded proteins:
- the FOXP4 gene encoding forkhead box protein P4 isoform X1, whose protein sequence is MMVESASESIRSTPTSQNGVGSVPNQSDAGGTREGSAGGETNEELSTAELLHFQQQQALQMARQLLLQQATGLSTPSSTENKQPSVQVPVSVAMMSPQMITQQQMQQILSPAQLQAVMQQQQALMLQQLQEYYKKQQEQLHLQLFSQQQAGKQQHKEAALGNKQLAFQQQLLQMQQIQQQHLLNLQRQSLVGLQPGQGQVTLSGLPQAVSPSDLQQLLKEMSNNQEDSSKQDNAELHSTISTSFSSSKMSPPTVHPSLPNGQSALQNLRRDSSSHYEVPPSSHLLYGHGECRWPGCEALCEDMGQFIKHLNTEHALDDRSTAQCRVQMQVVQQLEIQLAKESERLQAMMTHLHMRPSEPKPFSQPLNLVSSATHTKMSSDNYPDGLPQPPTSATAPITPMRAGTSVISSSSLPSMGPVRRRIVDKFCTPISSVLQAQKQLFSVRTPAYISTFHSILDPELAQNHEFYKNAEVRPPFTYASLIRQAILDTPDRQLTLNEIYNWFTRMFAYFRRNTATWKNAVRHNLSLHKCFVRVENVKGAVWTVDELEYQKRRPPKMTGSPTLVKNMISGLGYGALNASYQAALAESSFPLLNSPPLHNSSGSGIHGGHDDVTSTGEPGNSNGSSPRLSPQYSQSVHVKEEPAEEDVRPASLSVTNPNTVLPEDHDLEPETAMEDLS
- the FOXP4 gene encoding forkhead box protein P4 isoform X2, with the protein product MMVESASESIRSTPTSQNGVGSVPNQSDAGGTREGSAGGETNEELSTAELLHFQQQQALQMARQLLLQQATGLSTPSSTENKQPSVQMITQQQMQQILSPAQLQAVMQQQQALMLQQLQEYYKKQQEQLHLQLFSQQQAGKQQHKEAALGNKQLAFQQQLLQMQQIQQQHLLNLQRQSLVGLQPGQGQVTLSGLPQAVSPSDLQQLLKEMSNNQEDSSKQDNAELHSTISTSFSSSKMSPPTVHPSLPNGQSALQNLRRDSSSHYEVPPSSHLLYGHGECRWPGCEALCEDMGQFIKHLNTEHALDDRSTAQCRVQMQVVQQLEIQLAKESERLQAMMTHLHMRPSEPKPFSQPLNLVSSATHTKMSSDNYPDGLPQPPTSATAPITPMRAGTSVISSSSLPSMGPVRRRIVDKFCTPISSVLQAQKQLFSVRTPAYISTFHSILDPELAQNHEFYKNAEVRPPFTYASLIRQAILDTPDRQLTLNEIYNWFTRMFAYFRRNTATWKNAVRHNLSLHKCFVRVENVKGAVWTVDELEYQKRRPPKMTGSPTLVKNMISGLGYGALNASYQAALAESSFPLLNSPPLHNSSGSGIHGGHDDVTSTGEPGNSNGSSPRLSPQYSQSVHVKEEPAEEDVRPASLSVTNPNTVLPEDHDLEPETAMEDLS
- the FOXP4 gene encoding forkhead box protein P4 isoform X3; this encodes MMVESASESIRSTPTSQNGVGSVPNQSDAGGTREGSAGGETNEELSTAELLHFQQQQALQMARQLLLQQATGLSTPSSTENKQPSVQVPVSVAMMSPQMITQQQMQQILSPAQLQAVMQQQQALMLQQLQEYYKKQQEQLHLQLFSQQQAGKQQHKEAALGNKQLAFQQQLLQMQQIQQQHLLNLQRQSLVGLQPGQGQVTLSGLPQAVSPSDLQQLLKEMSNNQEDSSKQDNAELHSTISTSFSSSKMSPPTVHPSLPNGQSALQNLRRDSSSHYEVPPSSHLLYGHGECRWPGCEALCEDMGQFIKHLNTEHALDDRSTAQCRVQMQVVQQLEIQLAKESERLQAMMTHLHMRPSEPKPFSQPLNLVSSATHTKMSSDNYPDGLPQPPTSATAPITPMRAGTSVISSSSLPSMGPVRRRIVDKFCTPISSELAQNHEFYKNAEVRPPFTYASLIRQAILDTPDRQLTLNEIYNWFTRMFAYFRRNTATWKNAVRHNLSLHKCFVRVENVKGAVWTVDELEYQKRRPPKMTGSPTLVKNMISGLGYGALNASYQAALAESSFPLLNSPPLHNSSGSGIHGGHDDVTSTGEPGNSNGSSPRLSPQYSQSVHVKEEPAEEDVRPASLSVTNPNTVLPEDHDLEPETAMEDLS